One window of the Mixophyes fleayi isolate aMixFle1 chromosome 6, aMixFle1.hap1, whole genome shotgun sequence genome contains the following:
- the LOC142160531 gene encoding E3 ubiquitin-protein ligase RNF182-like — protein sequence MTSSDDSLEPLLGPLELECKICYNGFDTRQHRPKVLQCDHRMCARCLRKMSSNWGQTPPATLCCPFCRQETPLPEDLQLLPDDSGLLSKLSCREWIQRRTRTVAPEVLLSPGDLCPNSSECLVITIMEVSDEPAGLDEHMPVLDILRVKISSSLAWLPDSCVPHCCLPCRPVPRVLLGFLCLVYISSLPLGVYLMMNGHLLGIILVSLVPCTLILSLLCYCFCHELTACLAD from the coding sequence ATGACCAGTAGTGATGACTCATTGGAACCACTTCTGGGCCCTCTGGAGCTGGAGTGCAAAATATGTTATAATGGCTTTGACACAAGGCAACACCGACCTAAAGTTCTGCAGTGTGATCACCGCATGTGCGCTCGTTGCCTCAGGAAGATGTCTTCCAACTGGGGTCAAACCCCACCCGCTACACTATGTTGTCCATTTTGCCGACAAGAGACCCCACTGCCTGAGGACCTGCAGCTCCTACCAGATGACAGTGGCCTGCTATCCAAGCTCAGCTGCCGTGAATGGATCCAAAGGCGTACTCGCACCGTGGCACCTGAGGTTCTTTTGAGTCCTGGGGACCTGTGTCCTAACTCCTCTGAGTGTCTAGTCATCACCATTATGGAAGTCTCAGACGAGCCTGCAGGGCTCGATGAACATATGCCAGTGCTAGACATCCTGAGAGTAAAAATCTCATCTAGTCTAGCGTGGCTACCTGATTCCTGTGTTCCTCACTGCTGTCTACCCTGCAGGCCTGTGCCCCGTGTCCTGCTAGGTTTCCTGTGCCTCGTGTATATCAGTTCACTGCCCCTTGGCGTCTATCTTATGATGAATGGGCATCTACTAGGCATCATCCTGGTTAGTCTTGTGCCATGCACCCTTATACTCAGTCTTTTGTGCTACTGTTTCTGCCATGAGTTAACTGCCTGCCTTGCCGATTAA